A region of Selenomonadales bacterium 4137-cl DNA encodes the following proteins:
- a CDS encoding DNA alkylation repair protein yields the protein MTEELIAAFYAQRNPAKAGFMAAYMKDKFPFLGISKPERAALQRDFLRGARQAAAVDWGLVARLWALPEREFQYLACDYLAAVKGRVAADDIGRLAGLVTAKSWWDTVDALAAVIVGDLCARRPELVGSYVVGWSTGENLWLARTAILFQLKYKEKTDTEVLGLVIRNTCGTKEFFLNKAIGWALREYSKTDREWVRAFVAGHKLHPLSVREGSKYLT from the coding sequence ATGACCGAGGAGCTGATAGCGGCTTTCTACGCGCAACGCAATCCGGCGAAGGCGGGTTTCATGGCGGCGTATATGAAGGATAAGTTTCCGTTTCTGGGGATAAGCAAGCCGGAGAGGGCGGCGCTGCAGCGCGATTTCCTGCGCGGAGCGCGGCAGGCGGCGGCGGTGGACTGGGGGCTGGTGGCGAGGCTGTGGGCGCTGCCGGAGAGGGAGTTCCAGTACCTGGCGTGCGATTACCTGGCGGCGGTTAAGGGCCGCGTGGCGGCGGACGATATCGGCCGCCTGGCGGGGCTGGTGACGGCGAAGTCGTGGTGGGATACGGTGGACGCTCTGGCGGCGGTGATCGTGGGGGATTTGTGCGCCCGGCGCCCGGAGCTGGTCGGCAGCTATGTAGTGGGGTGGTCTACGGGGGAGAATCTTTGGCTGGCGCGCACGGCGATCCTGTTTCAGCTCAAGTATAAGGAAAAGACCGACACGGAGGTGCTCGGTCTTGTAATTCGCAATACGTGCGGGACGAAGGAGTTTTTCCTCAACAAGGCGATCGGCTGGGCGCTGAGGGAGTATTCGAAGACGGACAGGGAGTGGGTGCGGGCGTTCGTCGCCGGCCACAAGCTGCACCCGCTTAGTGTGCGCGAGGGGAGCAAGTATTTGACATAG
- a CDS encoding cupin domain-containing protein, producing MEKNYGHMQIINLASIADNCREKWANFTLSRVNGSLVRLGIFEGEFHWHKHDREDEFFFVVSGEIHIDLAGETVNLKAGQGYTVTQGVSHRTRADRRATVLMVEADTVNPRGD from the coding sequence ATGGAAAAAAACTATGGGCATATGCAGATCATCAACCTGGCAAGCATCGCGGACAACTGCCGCGAAAAATGGGCCAACTTCACCCTCAGCCGCGTCAACGGCTCACTGGTGCGGCTGGGCATCTTCGAGGGCGAATTTCACTGGCACAAGCACGACCGGGAGGACGAATTCTTCTTCGTGGTCAGCGGCGAAATCCACATCGACCTCGCGGGAGAAACGGTCAACCTCAAAGCCGGCCAGGGGTACACGGTGACGCAGGGCGTCTCTCACCGCACGCGAGCCGACCGCCGGGCGACCGTCCTGATGGTCGAGGCGGATACCGTCAACCCGCGCGGGGATTAG
- a CDS encoding 4Fe-4S binding protein, which translates to MPSNWTALHWGLSGENAAVVTAVAEGRVKSALDAFLAGKRHYDGVVQLFFGLLLAKISLMYLILGQLFFAKLFFADDTCTGCGLCKTICPKRAVRLAGRPPRPYWTYACDSCMACINFCPHKAIQVSPLVAILIYYLATVPALAWAMALASARLGFDLASVPLLGFSVQYAYTLLAIAAAYSLLHLAFGSRLLRFLAARLSHTRYFRRYTAPGVSLADIHKQ; encoded by the coding sequence ATGCCCAGCAACTGGACCGCCCTCCACTGGGGCCTAAGCGGCGAAAACGCCGCCGTAGTCACCGCCGTCGCCGAAGGCAGAGTCAAAAGCGCCCTCGACGCCTTCCTCGCCGGCAAACGCCACTACGACGGCGTCGTCCAGCTTTTCTTCGGCCTGCTGCTGGCGAAAATCTCCCTCATGTACCTCATCCTCGGTCAGCTCTTCTTTGCCAAACTCTTTTTCGCCGACGACACCTGCACCGGCTGCGGACTGTGCAAAACCATCTGTCCCAAACGTGCCGTCCGCCTCGCCGGGAGGCCGCCGCGCCCCTACTGGACCTATGCCTGCGACAGCTGCATGGCCTGCATCAACTTCTGCCCCCACAAAGCCATCCAGGTCAGCCCCCTCGTCGCCATCCTCATCTACTACCTCGCCACCGTCCCGGCCCTCGCCTGGGCGATGGCCCTCGCCTCCGCGCGGCTCGGCTTCGACCTGGCGTCCGTCCCCCTGCTCGGCTTTTCCGTCCAGTACGCCTACACCCTCCTCGCCATCGCGGCCGCCTACAGCCTGCTCCACCTCGCCTTCGGCAGCCGGCTGCTCCGCTTCCTCGCCGCCCGCCTTTCCCATACCCGCTACTTCCGGCGCTACACCGCCCCCGGCGTATCCCTCGCCGACATCCACAAGCAATAA
- a CDS encoding aminotransferase class V-fold PLP-dependent enzyme has product MPTETISDRFRRHAEDWALFEQAKEYALDYMRTVADRPVYPGREAVAGLDAFREPLPDAPADPRDLLARLHRCGSPATVAQTGGRYFGFVNGGVIPVALAARWLGDTWDQNAALYVISPVTAVLEEVCEGWLVDLLGLPAGTAAGFVSGTSTASLCGLAAGRDFLLRRKGWDVGANGLFGAPELRVVLGAGAHSTVYKALSILGLGKDRLIKVPVDDQGRMLADKLPPLDDNTLLILQAGNVSTGAFDPFAAICPRARDAGAWVHVDGAFGLWAAASPELRPLTAGVDLADSWSADAHKTLNAPYDNGIVFCRHRDALAQAMSMTGSYIVYSDQRDGMIYTADMSRRARAVELWASLLALGRTGAAQLVGDLCRKARRFAAGLEKQGFRILNDVCFNQVLVACCDEAATKITLEKLQQSGECWCGPAQWQNETVIRISVCSYRTTDEDIDRSIQAFVKARGRAET; this is encoded by the coding sequence ATGCCCACCGAAACCATCTCCGACCGCTTCCGGCGCCATGCCGAAGACTGGGCCCTGTTCGAACAGGCCAAAGAATACGCCCTCGACTACATGCGCACCGTCGCCGACCGCCCCGTTTACCCCGGCCGCGAGGCCGTCGCCGGGCTAGACGCCTTCCGCGAACCGCTGCCCGACGCCCCCGCCGACCCCCGCGACCTCCTCGCCCGCCTCCACCGCTGCGGCTCCCCGGCCACCGTCGCCCAGACCGGCGGCCGCTACTTCGGGTTCGTCAACGGCGGCGTCATCCCCGTCGCCCTCGCCGCCAGATGGCTGGGCGACACCTGGGACCAGAACGCCGCCCTGTACGTCATATCCCCCGTCACCGCCGTCCTCGAGGAAGTCTGCGAGGGCTGGCTCGTCGACCTGCTCGGCCTGCCCGCCGGCACCGCCGCCGGCTTTGTCAGCGGCACCTCCACCGCCAGCCTGTGCGGCCTCGCCGCCGGCCGCGACTTCCTCCTCCGCCGCAAGGGCTGGGACGTGGGCGCCAACGGCCTGTTCGGCGCCCCCGAGCTCCGCGTCGTCCTCGGCGCCGGCGCCCACTCCACCGTCTACAAGGCCCTCTCCATCCTCGGCCTCGGCAAAGACCGGCTCATCAAAGTGCCGGTCGACGACCAGGGCCGGATGCTGGCCGACAAACTCCCGCCCCTCGACGATAACACCCTCCTCATCCTCCAGGCAGGCAACGTCAGCACCGGCGCCTTCGACCCCTTCGCCGCCATCTGCCCCCGCGCCCGCGACGCAGGCGCCTGGGTCCACGTCGACGGCGCCTTCGGCCTGTGGGCCGCCGCCTCCCCCGAACTCCGCCCTCTCACCGCCGGCGTCGACCTCGCCGACTCCTGGTCGGCTGACGCCCACAAAACGCTCAACGCCCCCTACGACAACGGCATCGTCTTCTGCCGCCACCGCGACGCCCTCGCCCAGGCGATGAGCATGACCGGCTCCTACATCGTCTACAGCGACCAGCGCGACGGCATGATCTACACCGCCGACATGTCCCGGCGGGCGCGGGCCGTCGAACTGTGGGCCTCCCTCCTCGCCCTCGGCCGCACCGGCGCGGCCCAACTCGTCGGGGACCTCTGCCGCAAAGCCCGCCGCTTCGCCGCCGGACTCGAAAAACAAGGCTTCCGCATCTTAAACGACGTCTGCTTCAATCAGGTCCTCGTCGCCTGCTGTGACGAAGCCGCGACGAAAATAACCCTCGAAAAACTCCAGCAGTCGGGCGAGTGCTGGTGCGGCCCCGCCCAGTGGCAGAACGAAACCGTAATCCGCATCAGCGTCTGCTCCTACCGCACCACCGACGAAGACATCGACCGCTCGATCCAAGCCTTCGTCAAAGCAAGGGGCCGCGCGGAAACCTAA
- a CDS encoding ParB/RepB/Spo0J family partition protein, translated as MAKRDKRERILAVKLVEIDINLIDEDSEQPRREFDKTAIDELAESIREVGLLNPIKVYKAKYGRYKIVFGNRRYKALKLLGFRKIPCILSDNTDELDIYFEQLTENIQRRDFTPIEEAEGFQKLLDGEKWQVSKKFLASRLGKSEKYITNKLALLVFGPEVRKIIHAGPEILAGKLSEDQALGMKDVPLAYRDHLALKVARDQRSARDAKRIAGLFMDEGFDAATKERFLKMPCHELVALSVDAERRQELAKAAAARNAEAETAPAADVASAGAPAQAAVAATAAPAGAGAAAEPDGSEAAAGLTADGDAKAASVAAEVARLLAVPAVEALTPEALAALGALEGAERERLLAAVEARAAELARLKAALEQGKEA; from the coding sequence ATGGCGAAACGGGACAAGCGGGAGAGGATATTAGCAGTGAAACTGGTGGAGATCGATATCAATCTGATCGACGAGGATAGCGAGCAGCCGCGCCGCGAGTTCGATAAGACGGCGATCGACGAGCTGGCGGAGAGCATCCGCGAGGTCGGGCTTCTGAACCCGATCAAGGTTTATAAGGCGAAGTACGGCCGCTACAAGATCGTGTTCGGCAACCGGCGCTACAAGGCGCTGAAGCTGTTGGGCTTCCGGAAAATCCCGTGCATCCTGTCTGATAATACCGACGAGCTGGATATTTATTTCGAGCAGTTGACCGAGAACATCCAGCGGCGGGATTTCACGCCGATCGAGGAGGCGGAGGGCTTCCAGAAGCTGCTCGACGGGGAGAAGTGGCAGGTTTCGAAGAAGTTTCTGGCGAGCCGGCTGGGCAAGTCGGAGAAGTATATCACCAATAAGCTGGCCCTGTTGGTGTTCGGCCCGGAGGTCAGGAAGATAATCCACGCCGGGCCGGAGATTCTCGCCGGCAAGCTGTCGGAGGACCAGGCTCTGGGTATGAAGGATGTGCCGCTGGCGTACCGCGATCATCTGGCGCTAAAGGTGGCCAGGGACCAGCGGAGCGCGAGGGACGCGAAGCGGATCGCCGGCCTGTTTATGGACGAGGGGTTTGATGCGGCGACGAAGGAGCGGTTCCTGAAGATGCCCTGCCATGAGCTGGTGGCTTTAAGCGTGGACGCCGAGCGCCGTCAGGAGCTGGCGAAGGCCGCGGCCGCCCGGAATGCGGAGGCTGAGACGGCGCCGGCGGCGGACGTGGCGAGTGCCGGCGCGCCGGCGCAGGCGGCTGTGGCTGCGACGGCGGCGCCGGCGGGCGCAGGGGCCGCGGCGGAACCGGACGGGTCGGAAGCGGCCGCAGGGTTGACCGCGGACGGGGACGCCAAGGCCGCCTCTGTTGCGGCTGAGGTGGCGCGGTTGTTGGCTGTGCCGGCGGTCGAGGCGCTCACACCGGAGGCGCTGGCCGCTTTGGGCGCGTTGGAAGGCGCGGAGCGGGAGCGGCTGCTGGCGGCCGTTGAGGCCCGCGCGGCGGAGCTGGCGCGGCTGAAGGCCGCGCTGGAGCAGGGGAAAGAGGCATAG
- a CDS encoding nitroreductase encodes MNETLRTIAARRSVRAYRPEQIGPEELQAILEAGRFAPSGMGQQAWHFSVVQRKELLDRINEACREGFLRSGNKVFEERARAEGFSVFYGAPTLIVVSGDEQALTTVENCALALGNMFLAAASLGVGSCWIHAVKFIFDGADGKALAAELALPPGYRVYASGAFGYPAAGLPDAAPRREGTVTIIR; translated from the coding sequence ATGAACGAGACTTTGCGGACGATCGCGGCGCGGCGCAGTGTTCGGGCTTACCGGCCGGAGCAGATCGGGCCGGAGGAGTTGCAAGCCATTCTGGAGGCGGGCCGGTTCGCGCCGAGCGGCATGGGCCAGCAGGCGTGGCATTTTTCGGTGGTGCAGCGCAAGGAGCTGCTGGACAGGATCAACGAGGCCTGCCGGGAGGGGTTTCTGCGGTCAGGAAACAAGGTGTTCGAGGAGCGGGCCAGGGCCGAGGGGTTCAGCGTTTTTTACGGCGCGCCGACGCTGATCGTGGTGTCGGGCGACGAGCAGGCGCTGACGACGGTGGAGAACTGTGCGCTGGCGCTGGGGAATATGTTTCTGGCGGCGGCGTCGCTGGGGGTGGGGTCGTGCTGGATTCACGCGGTGAAGTTCATTTTCGACGGCGCGGACGGCAAGGCGCTGGCCGCCGAGCTGGCGCTGCCGCCGGGGTACAGGGTGTACGCGTCGGGGGCGTTCGGTTATCCGGCCGCGGGGTTGCCGGATGCGGCGCCGCGCCGGGAGGGCACGGTGACGATTATCAGGTGA
- a CDS encoding MerR family transcriptional regulator, whose protein sequence is MYTIGQLAKKFNLARSTLLYYGAIGLLPGSGRTAANYRTYTEADCQKLGQICAYRQAGLPLADIATLLNGPQTAAVSLLQNQVHNLSGEITKLRERQKLTVRLLLNCLAQESRGPLNKSAWQELFKEAGFSDRDQWQWHRDLELASPDKHTAFLASVGFDAAAIAEIKAWALGSQPMSNTCSPRAH, encoded by the coding sequence TTGTACACCATCGGGCAGTTGGCGAAAAAATTCAACCTGGCGCGCAGCACGCTCCTCTATTACGGCGCCATCGGCCTGCTACCCGGCTCCGGTCGCACCGCGGCCAACTACCGCACCTACACGGAGGCCGACTGCCAAAAGCTCGGGCAGATTTGCGCCTATCGCCAGGCCGGGCTGCCGCTTGCGGACATAGCCACCCTGCTAAACGGGCCCCAGACCGCGGCTGTATCGCTCCTGCAGAACCAGGTCCACAACCTCAGCGGCGAAATAACCAAACTGCGCGAGCGCCAAAAACTAACCGTCAGGCTGCTGCTCAACTGTCTGGCGCAGGAGAGCCGCGGTCCCCTGAACAAATCCGCCTGGCAGGAACTCTTCAAAGAAGCGGGCTTCAGCGACCGCGACCAGTGGCAGTGGCACCGCGACCTCGAGCTTGCCAGCCCCGACAAGCACACGGCCTTTCTGGCGTCCGTCGGCTTCGACGCCGCCGCAATCGCCGAAATAAAGGCCTGGGCGTTGGGCAGCCAGCCTATGTCAAATACTTGCTCCCCTCGCGCACACTAA
- a CDS encoding tryptophanase: protein MSIVNFYQGESIPLELHKVRIVQKLSLVPVERRLAAIAEAGNNTFLLKNNDVFLDMLTDSGVNAMSDRQLAAMMEADDSYAGSATFTKLEARINDIFGKKYVLPAHQGRACENIISQAFVRPGTIVPMNYHFTTSKAHVVINGGAVEELIIDEGTAVTSDHPFKGNMDTGKLAALIEQHGADKIAFVRIETGTNLIGGQPHSLANLREIRRVCDRYGVIIVFDASLLADNLHFIKTREPECKDMTIRQISRAIADLTDIIYFSARKLGCARGGVICTNSEEAYLKMRELVTLYEGFLTYGGMSVREIEAIAVGLDETMDEDMVSQGPQFIAFMVEELAKRGVPVITPPGGLGCHIDARRFLPHVPQQQYTAAALAAAVYLAGGIRGMERGTMSEARDEQGNETFAKMELVRLAMPRRVFTLSQVKYAVDRIAWLYDNRALVGGLAFTEEPKLLRFFFGKLAPVSGWQAELAAKFRQDFGESL from the coding sequence ATGTCCATAGTCAACTTCTATCAGGGCGAATCCATCCCCCTCGAACTCCACAAGGTCCGCATCGTCCAGAAACTCTCCCTCGTCCCCGTCGAGCGCCGCCTCGCGGCCATCGCCGAAGCCGGCAACAACACCTTCCTCCTCAAAAACAACGACGTATTCCTCGACATGCTCACCGACAGCGGCGTAAACGCCATGAGCGACAGGCAGCTAGCAGCCATGATGGAAGCCGACGACAGCTACGCCGGCTCGGCCACCTTCACCAAGCTCGAAGCCAGAATTAACGACATCTTCGGCAAAAAATACGTCCTCCCCGCCCACCAGGGGCGAGCCTGCGAAAACATCATCTCCCAGGCGTTCGTCCGGCCCGGCACCATCGTGCCCATGAACTACCACTTCACCACCAGCAAAGCCCACGTCGTCATCAACGGCGGCGCCGTCGAAGAACTCATCATCGACGAAGGCACCGCCGTAACCAGCGACCACCCCTTCAAAGGCAACATGGACACCGGCAAACTCGCCGCCCTCATCGAACAGCACGGCGCCGACAAAATCGCCTTCGTCCGCATCGAAACCGGCACCAACCTCATCGGCGGCCAGCCCCATTCGCTCGCCAACCTGCGCGAAATCCGCCGCGTCTGCGACCGATACGGCGTCATCATCGTCTTCGACGCCAGCCTCCTGGCCGACAACCTCCACTTCATCAAAACCCGCGAGCCCGAATGTAAAGACATGACCATCCGTCAGATCAGCCGCGCCATCGCCGACCTCACCGACATCATCTACTTCTCCGCCCGCAAGCTCGGCTGCGCCCGCGGCGGCGTCATCTGCACCAACAGCGAAGAAGCCTACCTCAAAATGCGCGAACTCGTCACCCTCTACGAAGGCTTCCTCACCTACGGCGGCATGTCCGTGCGCGAAATCGAAGCCATCGCCGTCGGCCTCGACGAAACCATGGACGAAGACATGGTCAGCCAGGGCCCGCAGTTCATCGCCTTCATGGTCGAAGAACTCGCCAAACGCGGCGTGCCCGTCATCACCCCTCCCGGTGGCCTCGGCTGCCACATCGACGCCCGCCGGTTCCTCCCCCACGTCCCCCAGCAGCAGTACACCGCCGCCGCCCTCGCCGCCGCCGTCTACCTGGCCGGCGGCATCCGCGGCATGGAGCGCGGCACCATGTCCGAAGCCCGCGACGAACAGGGCAACGAAACCTTCGCCAAAATGGAGCTCGTCCGCCTGGCCATGCCACGGCGCGTCTTTACCCTCTCCCAGGTCAAGTACGCCGTCGACCGCATCGCCTGGCTCTACGACAACCGCGCCCTCGTCGGCGGCCTCGCCTTCACCGAAGAGCCCAAACTCCTGCGCTTCTTCTTCGGCAAGCTCGCCCCCGTCTCCGGCTGGCAAGCCGAACTCGCCGCCAAATTCCGCCAGGACTTCGGCGAAAGCCTCTAA
- a CDS encoding TetR/AcrR family transcriptional regulator, with protein sequence MTTAASPDTRDAILKAARVLFLTRGYHKTAMRTIARAAGISTGPLYFHFANKAEIFFHICLQANNRLLAAFTAAAGSGEAAGLRLRAMFLAHWDFFTTEPELFAILHLAENPMAGIDLPPELREKLTSLRHQLIAVMETVIREGIAAGELRAFDPPALALLLHSVADGVFQSHKSGALKDAGVGLDALIATAIGVLGHGMVLIPRTGAALTPSSPESAPRGPA encoded by the coding sequence ATGACCACCGCCGCCAGCCCTGACACCCGCGACGCCATCCTCAAAGCCGCCCGCGTACTCTTCCTCACCCGCGGCTACCACAAAACCGCCATGCGCACCATCGCCCGGGCCGCCGGCATCTCCACCGGCCCGCTCTACTTCCACTTCGCCAACAAAGCGGAAATCTTCTTCCACATCTGCCTCCAGGCCAACAACCGCCTCCTTGCCGCCTTCACCGCCGCCGCCGGCAGCGGCGAAGCCGCCGGGCTCAGGCTGCGGGCCATGTTCCTCGCCCACTGGGACTTCTTCACCACCGAACCCGAGCTGTTCGCCATCCTTCACCTCGCCGAAAACCCCATGGCCGGCATCGACCTGCCGCCCGAACTGCGGGAAAAACTCACCAGCCTCCGCCATCAGCTCATCGCAGTCATGGAGACGGTCATCCGCGAAGGCATCGCCGCCGGCGAACTCCGGGCCTTCGACCCGCCCGCCCTCGCCCTCTTACTCCACTCGGTCGCCGACGGCGTCTTCCAGAGCCACAAAAGCGGCGCCCTCAAAGACGCCGGCGTCGGCCTCGACGCCCTCATCGCCACCGCCATCGGCGTCCTCGGCCACGGCATGGTCCTCATCCCCCGCACCGGCGCGGCGTTAACACCCTCTTCCCCAGAATCCGCCCCCCGCGGTCCAGCCTGA
- a CDS encoding LysR family transcriptional regulator yields the protein MDLKKLRYFLVLAEELHFARAAERLFIAQPPLSRQIRRLEEELGAELFARTKRTVKLTPAGEFLRRETALLFEQIAALEERVKLVGQGTLGQVRIGYVGAVMHSLLPSLLTELGREYPQISTMLEEMPNQAQVEALRAGRIDLGLVRSPVADERLVSFPVLSETFSLVISADHPLAAKSELALRDLADEPFICFSRECAPAMVDTIFAICRAAGFAPRKAHETSQINTILRLVESKLGYSVVPSGVREGYRLNLRYVELDGIPERAEVALLYNPALASAATGNIVELFGRLAKRGR from the coding sequence ATGGATCTCAAGAAGCTGCGGTATTTCCTCGTGCTGGCCGAGGAACTCCATTTCGCCCGGGCGGCCGAGCGGCTTTTCATCGCCCAGCCGCCGCTGAGCCGGCAGATCCGGCGGCTGGAGGAGGAGCTGGGGGCCGAGCTTTTTGCGCGCACCAAGCGCACGGTGAAGCTGACGCCGGCGGGCGAGTTCCTCCGGCGCGAGACCGCTTTGCTGTTCGAACAGATCGCCGCCCTGGAGGAACGGGTGAAACTGGTCGGGCAGGGTACGCTCGGACAGGTGAGGATCGGTTATGTCGGCGCGGTGATGCATTCGCTGCTGCCGTCGCTGCTGACCGAGCTTGGCAGGGAATACCCCCAAATATCCACAATGCTGGAGGAGATGCCCAACCAGGCCCAGGTGGAGGCGCTCAGGGCCGGACGCATCGACCTGGGGCTTGTCCGCAGCCCGGTTGCCGACGAACGGCTGGTCTCTTTCCCGGTGCTTTCGGAGACTTTTTCGCTGGTGATTTCTGCCGACCATCCCCTCGCGGCCAAAAGCGAGCTCGCCCTCCGCGATCTTGCCGATGAGCCGTTCATCTGTTTCAGCCGCGAGTGCGCACCGGCGATGGTGGACACCATTTTCGCCATCTGCCGCGCCGCCGGCTTTGCGCCCCGCAAGGCGCACGAGACGAGCCAGATCAACACCATTCTTCGCCTGGTGGAGAGCAAGCTCGGCTATTCGGTGGTGCCGTCGGGGGTGCGCGAGGGATACAGGCTCAATCTCCGTTATGTCGAATTGGACGGCATCCCCGAGCGGGCCGAGGTGGCGCTACTCTACAACCCCGCCCTGGCCTCCGCGGCCACCGGCAATATCGTGGAGCTGTTCGGCCGCCTGGCGAAGCGGGGCCGGTAA
- a CDS encoding superoxide dismutase, producing the protein METDTLRHYVPAGKHRLPPLPYPYDALEPVIGAATLRFHHDHHHKAYVDGLNKAELALVDARTGDDFAYVKYWENELAYNGSGHILHSIYWTVMAPPDCGGEPGPCATREIEKYFGGLGPFCRQFVAATVKVEASGWGVLAWNPAWHHLEILTAEKHQNLTQWGVAPILVADVWEHAYYLDYQYRREEYVREWLKLINWCEVENRLLLAMEGRLPLLAANLAD; encoded by the coding sequence TTGGAAACCGACACCCTTAGGCATTACGTCCCCGCCGGCAAACACCGCCTGCCTCCCCTACCCTATCCCTACGACGCCCTCGAACCCGTCATCGGCGCCGCCACGCTCCGCTTCCACCACGACCACCACCACAAAGCCTACGTCGACGGCCTCAACAAAGCCGAGCTGGCGCTCGTCGACGCGCGAACCGGCGACGACTTCGCCTATGTGAAGTACTGGGAAAACGAACTCGCCTACAACGGCTCGGGGCACATCCTCCACAGCATCTACTGGACGGTCATGGCGCCCCCCGACTGCGGCGGCGAGCCCGGCCCCTGCGCCACCCGGGAAATCGAAAAATACTTCGGCGGCCTCGGCCCCTTCTGCCGGCAATTCGTCGCCGCCACCGTCAAAGTCGAAGCCTCCGGCTGGGGGGTGCTCGCCTGGAACCCCGCCTGGCATCACCTGGAAATCCTCACCGCCGAAAAACACCAAAACCTCACCCAGTGGGGCGTCGCCCCCATCCTCGTCGCCGACGTCTGGGAACACGCCTACTACCTCGACTACCAGTACCGGCGCGAGGAATACGTCCGCGAATGGCTCAAGCTCATCAACTGGTGCGAGGTCGAAAACCGCCTCCTCCTAGCCATGGAAGGCCGCCTGCCCCTGCTGGCGGCAAACCTCGCCGACTGA